A stretch of the Vigna radiata var. radiata cultivar VC1973A unplaced genomic scaffold, Vradiata_ver6 scaffold_1613, whole genome shotgun sequence genome encodes the following:
- the LOC106755041 gene encoding uncharacterized protein LOC106755041, producing MAFYSNSDPVLCRAFSLSLKGEALSWYNALPPNTVDCFATVQTLFGRQYASNRVQELTAAELVNTKQEKGETLKAFMKRYTETARRIKEVNHSFIISNLPSCLRPGYFAEKLYARPPKTMEKLQKRMAEFIRMEEMQISQRKRQQEVDEGGRRKDNKRPFGNNDKSGDLPRTFKFNHYTALNTPRAKVFEEALSAQLLTLQEKATPKNADERKSCRFHLNCGHTTEECGALKDELERLIRAGYLLKYVKEEGTRGRSPPRGRSLHRSPERSYRREERERKYDRSRSRDHVQEQPVRGRID from the coding sequence ATGGCATTTTACTCCAACAGTGACCCAGTCCTATGCAGAGCCTTTTCTTTATCACTCAAGGGAGAGGCATTGTCGTGGTATAACGCTCTTCCTCCAAATACAGTGGATTGCTTTGCCACGGTGCAAACCCTCTTTGGAAGACAATATGCATCTAACCGGGTACAAGAACTAACAGCCGCAGAATTGGTAAACACTAAGCAAGAGAAAGGGGAAACTTTGAAGGCCTTTATGAAAAGGTACACTGAAACTGCACGACGAATTAAAGAGGTAAATCACTCTTTTATCATCAGCAATTTACCTTCATGTCTAAGACCAGGATATTTTGCCGAAAAATTGTATGCACGACCACCAAAAACCATGGAAAAACTCCAAAAAAGAATGGCTGAATTCATCCGTATGGAGGAAATGCAAATTTCACAAAGAAAGCGACAACAAGAAGTTGACGAAGGCGGAAGAAGAAAAGACAACAAGCGACCATTCGGCAATAATGATAAAAGTGGGGACCTTCCCCGAACATTCAAGTTTAATCATTATACAGCCCTCAACACACCGAGGGCAAAAGTTTTTGAAGAAGCTCTTAGTGCTCAACTCCTCACACTTCAAGAGAAGGCAACTCCCAAAAACGCCGACGAACGGAAGAGTTGTCGGTTTCATCTAAACTGTGGCCATACCACAGAAGAATGTGGAGCATTGAAGGATGAACTAGAAAGGCTTATTCGAGCAGGATATCTCCTAAAGTATGTGAAGGAAGAAGGGACCCGAGGAAGAAGCCCCCCGAGAGGAAGATCTCTACACAGAAGTCCTGAACGGTCATACCGAAGGGAGGAGCGAGAACGAAAATATGATCGCAGCCGTAGTCGAGATCATGTGCAGGAACAACCAGTTCGTGGGCGTATTGATTAA